One window from the genome of Mesoplodon densirostris isolate mMesDen1 chromosome 17, mMesDen1 primary haplotype, whole genome shotgun sequence encodes:
- the NUP58 gene encoding nucleoporin p58/p45 isoform X3, translating into MSGGFSFGSSTLGSSTVAASGSGTGGGFSFGTAASSNPSVGLSFGSLGSTATPVTTSAPSGGFGTGLFGSKPATGFTLGGTSTGPPTTTSASTAGFSLGFSKPAASATPFALPVTSASAGGLTLSSALTSTPAASTGFTLSSLSGTAAAATTAPAGLSLGGALAGLGGPLFQSASTAASGLGQNALGLSLGTAAATSAAGNEGLGGIDFSSSSDKKSDKTGTRPEDSKALKDETLPSVICQDVDNLQKFVKEQKQVQEEISRMSSKAMLKVQEDIKALKQLLSLAASGLQRNTLNIDKLKIETAQELKNAEIALRTQKTPPGLQHENTAPADYFRILVQQFEVQLQQYRQQIEELENHLATQANNSHITPQDLSMAMQKIYQTFVALAAQLQSIHENVKVLKEQYLGYRKMFLGDAVDVFEARRAEAKKWQNAPRVTTGPTPFSNMPNAAAVAMAATLTQQQQPATVPSTLRCTDHCA; encoded by the exons CAATCCTTCTGTGGGGCTCAGTTTTGGGAGTCTTGGGAGCACGGCAACTCCAGTGACAACATCTGCTCCTTCTGGTGGTTTCGGAACCGGGCTCTTTGGATCTAAACCTGCCACTGGGTTCACTCTGGGAGGAACGAGCACAG GCCCGCCGACCACCACCTCTGCGTCCACGGCAGGCTTCAGCTTAGGCTTCAGCAAACCCGCGGCGTCCGCCACCCCCTTTGCGCTGCCCGTCACGTCTGCCTCGGCTGGCGGTCTCACGCTCTCGTCCGCTCTGACGTCGACGCCTGCAG CGTCCACAGGATTCACTCTCAGCAGCCTGAGTGGGACGGCAGCCGCAGCCACCACCGCACCGGCAGGCCTCTCTTTAGGGGGAGCCTTGGCGGGTTTGGGAGGGCCGCTTTTCCAAAGCGCAAGCACAGCGGCATCAG GACTTGGACAAAATGCTTTAGGTCTGTCTCTGGGAACTGCAGCAGCTACTTCAGCTGCTGGCAACGAAGGCCTTGGAGGTATAGATTTTAGCAGCTCATCGGATAAAAAGA gtgataaaacaggaacaagaccAGA GGATAGTAAAGCGCTGAAGGATGAGACTCTACCTTCTGTCATCTGCCAGGACGTGGACAACCTGCA gaaatttGTGAAGGAACAAAAACAAGTCCAAGAAGAAATTAGTAGAATGTCTTCAAAAGCAATGCTTAAAGTGCAGGAAGATATTAAAGCTCTGAAGCAGCTTTTGTCATTGGCTGCCAGTGGATTACAGAGGAACACTCTCAATATTGACAAATTGAAAATAGAAACTGCTCAG GAGTTAAAAAATGCTGAAATAGCTTTAAGAACCCAGAAAACACCACCTGGACTCCAACATGAAAATACAGCTCCTGCTGA CTACTTCAGAATCCTGGTTCAGCAGTTTGAGGTGCAGCTCCAGCAGTACAGACAACAGATTGAAGAACTGGAAAATCATCTTGCCACCCAAGCGAATAATTCGCATATCACCCCTCAAG atttGTCAATGGCTATGCAGAAAATTTATCAAACATTTGTAGCTTTAGCTGCACAACTTCAGTCTATTCATGAAAATGTGAAG GTGCTCAAAGAACAGTACCTTGGCTACAGGAAAATGTTCTTGGGAGATGCTGTGGATGTGTTTGAAGCCAGGCGAGCAGAAGCCAAGAAGTGGCAGAATGCGCCCAGAGTCACTACTGGACCCACCCCTTTCAGCAACATGCCAAACGCAGCAGCCGTTGCCATGGCTGCAACACTTACACAGCAGCAACAGCCTGCTACAG